The genomic region GTTGGGAGCTGGCAGCGAATACTTCAGTTTTAAACATGCAATTGCGGTGACAAACCAGGAAATGTGTCTGCCAGTGAATACATTAGATCTTTTGCTGCACGGTTTGAAATTGAATGCTAATTCAGATATCGAGTATAAGCAGGTGTGTATATTTAATAATTCGAATAATAggctaaaataataatttgtgtttCATATCATAGGTTCTCACAGATTTAGAAGACATCATACAGACATATATCGATACGGCACAGCGCACAGCAGAGGATAAAATCCAAATGGCATTCCAGGAAGGACAGTTTCGTCAGTTACAGCAACCAAATATggcttaaataatttatttctcaatttttttacgtttaaGATCTTATGTTCTATAAAAATCAATGTTTTCTTATATtacatcaataaaaaattaaaaatcgtcCATCATCATCGATTCGGatataaatttcttataaatgTTCATGAATTGAGCAACGAAGGCCtctaaatgaaatatatgtttAGCACCGTTTTGCATGCGATGTTCATACAGCGCCGCATATTCCAAAGTTTTCGCCTTGAGTGACATGTCACAGTTCCTAACAAGTTGCTCTACTAAGCCCCTGAATATCATATCTGGAGGTACTCCTTGCGCCAGCAACTCATACAACCGATCTCGTATCTTCTCCAGTTTTGCTGGTGTTTGTTCCGTCACTATTTGGTTGGCTGTCTCGCGTAAAAATACCTGCCAGTCTAGCTCAACAATGTCCTGTTGACCGGTAAAGGGATACTGCTGAACCTTACAAGTTTCCAACATCAATAATGCACGACGTAAATTCCGTTCACTTTTCTCCACAATACGTGCCGCCAATTCAGCGGGCAATGTTAAGCCTTCACGCTTGCAAGTTTGCTGAAGGACTGTGGTTATTTCTTCTTCATTGGGTGCAGCTACTCGTATCCCCAAACAACGTGATCGTATGGCCGGTATGACACGGGATGTTGAATTCACCGACAGTATAATACGACATGTAGCCACATACTTTTCCATGGTACGACGTAGCGCATGCTGGGCGTCTTTGGTGAGCTCGTCCACTTCGGAGAGAACAATTACTTTAAATTCACGTTGCCCCGATGCATCGATTTGATGTGTTTGAGCCACTTGCTTTATAAGATCGATTACTACAACTCGATCATAAATACCGGCATCGGACGGATTCACTTCCAAATGGTAATTGCTGCCGACGGTCATCACTTCCACTTTGCGATTCGATGGTGTGGTAAAAGTCATCGTTTCGTTTCGCAGTCTCTCCACACCGGCGCCATACAATTCGCGCAATAAACACATGATGCGGGTCTTTTTACCAGCACCAGACGGGCCGTAGAACATTAAATGCGGGAAATCACCTTGCTGACAAAGATTTCGCAAATTTTCAGCTTGCTCCTGAGAAAGTACAATATTATAATTTGTCTGGATCTAAATATGATATATAGGCAACTTGCTTTGTGGTAATCCAATTTTGACAGCTCACGAGGTCGATGTTTATCCACCCAGAGAGCCATTTTCCCAATCGTATTTTCGACTCTATtaatataactttaaaaatataaaccaaACTTCGCTAAAAATGTTTTGCCGGCATTCGCGCGTTTTGTATTAGAGCTGGGACACAATCGATGGTAATATTGATAGTATCgatgttttttatgagccatTGACGGTGTTTTCTTACTGCCCCGGTATATCGAATATTACGGAAGTATTCACATTCCTACGGTTAGATTTTGGCATCGattgtgttttcttttctcgCAATTATTTCCCATTTATTCCGCCCTAGACCCTGACATAAAAACCAATATTGTGGAGCGATGCAgccaattttcatttaaacagaagtgtaaataaacaaaaatgccGTTACTAGTAACGTAAAGAGCAGAACCTACTATTAAAACGTAAACAGCCCCTTTATAGTCCCAAAGTGAAGGTTTAGTATGCGTTGttaagcagtggaataattagataatacaatattttttcgaaaatcgtcGAGAGCAAGCAATTTCGGTGGACGGTGTCTCTTATCGGTGCATGCTGAATGATTATTTTCCGTCAATAAtgaaaaatcacattttcttcAGTACATACGTGGTCTCAGCAAGATGGCGACATGCTGTACACCGAAACAAACCGGATTTAAATCCGGCCTAAGATTGTCACTATAAAAGTACGCTTACATATGgagtaattagcaataaatccacgaaattaatctacccgttcacatatggtaGATtatctgcaaaattgacaatcagctgtcaacactgttttgaaaggtttttcttcatagaaattacttTGGTagaatatttcatattattaacgatatgaagaatatACAAGGAGaagatataattaattaaattacgcaattggctgctagtaATAAACTGGtagaggaaatccgtaaacgacgtttactgaggtttcaaaaaattttggcagcaatacgcatgcgaaattGCATTTTATATGTAATAACAGACCAAAGCGTTTATGGTCTCACGCCTTTTCTggaatatgaatgcataattaataagttttaacaacaattttgttagaattatgtctataaatctgttttctttgccggcgttcattttatttagtttttcctttgaaaaactttcctataaaTAATTAGCgataacacagggttgtatgtaaaaaagtatGGTAATCATTTACGATTATTTTATAACCTCAGATTTCGggtgagaaattttgtatgagtaatctcgctttttaattacggattgggatttaagcacgaaaaagtagataatctacttatatgtatcTGAACCGTAGTATAAAACGAACATATAAAGAGAAGAAGGTTGAGTTTCCGACCCGTTCCACTAACAAAACTCGGTTGgggaattttttcacaaaaactaATTGGTCATAAACTGTACAGTACCCTAAAACCAAGAATACTTACTTTCAAGCTGCGTACTGTATCCTAGCACTTGTTGCAAAGAGCAGACTCCGTTATATATGCTAAGTAAAATCCCCTACTACCTCAAAATTATAGTTGTCAATAGCagtatatttgtgttttttattgttaatatatgCATTATATACTATTATACATTTCAACAATTAACTTTTGCAGCTTGTATTGTCATAACATATTAAACATAATCACCTGTCTGAAATACCTCGAATAACAACAGGTTCGGACAAGCACTTCGTCATTACGGCAGAGCTTGTGCTCACT from Anastrepha obliqua isolate idAnaObli1 chromosome 2, idAnaObli1_1.0, whole genome shotgun sequence harbors:
- the LOC129237289 gene encoding replication factor C subunit 3, which gives rise to MALWVDKHRPRELSKLDYHKEQAENLRNLCQQGDFPHLMFYGPSGAGKKTRIMCLLRELYGAGVERLRNETMTFTTPSNRKVEVMTVGSNYHLEVNPSDAGIYDRVVVIDLIKQVAQTHQIDASGQREFKVIVLSEVDELTKDAQHALRRTMEKYVATCRIILSVNSTSRVIPAIRSRCLGIRVAAPNEEEITTVLQQTCKREGLTLPAELAARIVEKSERNLRRALLMLETCKVQQYPFTGQQDIVELDWQVFLRETANQIVTEQTPAKLEKIRDRLYELLAQGVPPDMIFRGLVEQLVRNCDMSLKAKTLEYAALYEHRMQNGAKHIFHLEAFVAQFMNIYKKFISESMMMDDF